taacaaaaatttcaaaaaagtatatttcagAATCAGAAAGATACATTTCGACCAGTTTGTACAATATATTCctcaaattataattaatattgaaaaatttcattcaaattcaatttattataaataaacacaaaCAAGATTAGTATCaaagagtattttttttcaataccttCGAAAAAAATTCGCTTGTCATCGTGTTCATTACAAACTATTCAGTTTCTACATTTCATTAGTTAAAGTATAATCGATACATAGAAGAGATTGTATATGAAAAGACTagaaaatagataatttaaaaGCTTTATTGTAGAGTTATTAGAAAATCTCCATCAATTTTTGCCAAGAAGCCGCAATTTAAGATCCAATCTTAAGATCctgtttcattttaaatttttcaaatgtttcaaattcatATCGAGATTTGTATCCATTTACTATTTCAGTTTTCACTTTATTCTGGATCACTTTCAATCCTTTGTAAGCAATTTTTTGATCACATCTTCACAAATCGTCACACAcataatttgttctaatttctAGTCTAGAGATCCTTTTCCTGTACTAGGTAACATTAAACATAGAAGTCCACTgactgaaaaatataaaagatcatttttatttgttttccagaaaataaaattggaagtGCATAGTGTCTCAATTTTCAGAGTCTCGTCTTCGAAACTCCAGTCGATACTATACGTATATGAtacttctaatatttttcatgaaaatatggCGCCCATTACATAATTATTAGATATATAGGCagatttttatgttatataCGCCTCTCTAAAATACATGAATGTAGGAACTTCAATAAATTACACTGGTAAACACTGTTTTTGTCACACGaatattgtaatgatttttcttaCTTTTGATGTACcgttattcaaaaaaaattattattagattcaattacatccagtttttttgttacagctatatattcttttcttaccttaattatatacatataactTAATTTAGGCGACTGTATTACGATATGCCTCGAAAGTGTTCTAATAACCTGGAGAGTTTTTTTATGTGTGTGGCGAATTAGACTGTGAGACTATTAGGTTGTGCTTAACAAGAATCTAGATATTTGTCTTTTGATATACCAATGATTTGGACGGATCGAGAAGATCATGTAAGTAATtgttattcaaacaaaactgCCTGTACGAAAGTCTCTTAATCAATAAGAAAGTCGGGATTCTGTTTCTAGACCGGAATTTATTCTTAAACTCCCCAATATGGTAATTCAAGAGAATGAGCAAGTTATGAaccatcaatttaaaaaaaaacgcatTTAATGACACAAAATGATTTGTACGGTTTAGTACATGATTtaaatttgtctaaaaaataagCTGAGCTTTTGGGGTCTAGACTAAACGACTGGAATTCACTTTCTACTGGTACGGATATTACACTACAACGGCCGAAAGTTAAATTTTCGGCCCTGCTCGTTATGATGAGCAGGATCGAGATTTTAACTTTTGGCCCGTGTAGTGTAAACGATTTTACTTCGTAGCTGGTCGAAAGTACGTTATTAATTTCCCTTTTTATAACATTAATAACTATTTATTAAGGTTAGAGGTAGCAATACTAATGACAATTTGTCACAGCAACATAATAAATAGTCCCTAACTACGAGTGTGATTACGCATGAGAAATTTTCTCCTCCTGCTGTTATGGGTGTTATGCGTATACTTTCTACAGGGAGTAAATGTTGAACTTTCGTCCCTGCTACTAGGGACGAAAGAACGTACTTTCGACCGAGGTATGAAGAACATTTCCTATTACCGCCATCGTGACGATAAAATGAGACCTTACTTTTCTAAAGCAGATGATTTAGTCTATTGTAATAACATTCCTTTACTGATGAATgtgttgaattttgaatatgatcCAAGTCACTGGCGATTGTTCATTTACTCCTCAAAAGCTAGTTTGAAAGCAATGGTGTTATTCAACGTAAAAAAATGTTCTTCAGTGACGGCTTCTCATGGTTCTGATATGAAAGAGACTTACGCGAACATGAGGTTCCTTCTTGAAAAAACTACCGTGAACACGTTTGGAAAATTTATGGAGATTTTGAAGTCACTAAATTTCTCCCCCGAGAATTTGACGGCTGTGAGTGACGAACAAGGCAAAACATTTCATCAGGACATATCCTCAATAGAAAACCGTTATTAAGGGAAAAAAGTTCAGGAATGTTATCAGATTATTGTTGGAGACTTGAAAGGACCTACCAGAAgtatttattttacattaaggaatattttatctaattgaaaatgatttttgtacTATTATGAAGATTCTTGAGGTCACAAATAAACCTTgtgtgtcaatttttttatattatattattgtttggtgGCCATAGTACCCtcataatttgatataagtATGCGTGTGacaaaaaaagttcaaatttttgttGAGCAGTTTTATTCTATGCATCGATGGAGCAATGATACAGATAAATAACAATGGTGAATAATTCCTACTTTCAAATTAGCTAAGCTTAGAAATGAGTGAAACTCATTTGATTTTGTACTTTCAGACCAAAACCAGCTCGAGTTTCGCAAGACTAAGACCGAGGAGTGCAAGTTAAGACCTTGAATCAGTACTGTAAAACTCAAGATCTAGCATGCATGACTATGCggtgttttatatttttcatgtgTTGTGCcaattaaatgaatattgacCTAGTAAGGTGGACATTACAAAGTAgtcataatatattttgatatgaaatcgaaagaaagataaaaatagtCACGTTAAGAACAACCAttgaaaaactatatgaaaacgataaattgttgaattaataatataaacacAATATTGATCTTCATGATCATCTTTAGGAAGATTTCcagactttcaaaatttgtaacaTGCCAGTTTCTTAGGTTACCTAAGAAGGTCattcaaattatgaaataatttttattaagcaAGCTATGGATTGAGAAGCAAATTTTTCTGGTTGATAAGATTCATTCGAACTAATATAACTGATTAATTGCATTATTATTgcattaattgattaatttaaaaaagcTGGAAAGCTGatagaataatttcatttagATACTGGAATTGCATAGACAAAAAGTGACTAATGCAccataataatcaattattaggAGAATAGGAGAATTATTTGACGAAAAACGTAAAGGGCCGTTAcatatttcagaaataataattattatgattttttttccaattttcaaattttgaaacctGCGAGACTAGGTTTGATAAGAAAGAAAACAAGACAATTAAAATTTGATCTCTTTAATCTCATACCAACCAGAttctaatttcataaaatttattgatgctAATGTGATGATAATGGAATCATAAAATTTCTTAATGATATTTAACTAATTTCAGTAATTGTGGTTGATGCTAATGTATTTTAGGGACGATTATTGTTTGCATAAGTTAAGAACGAATCACAAATACTAATTGCTTACCTAACAGCATCGATGCAAATAATACGATAGGCACAACACAATTTAAGTCAATGAGGAATCCAAAAATTAGATTTCCTATTAATGCTCCACCTCGTCCAAACGTGAGCGATAAAGCTGCCGCCATGACCCTACAACAATGAAACATTATCATAAATAGTCGCTAGCCAACAAAATTGTAGAATGAGTTAAATGGCTAGATTTCTAgatgtttcataaaattatttgaattttaaatccTTTTTGCATCAAgtatcaaagaaaatatattcgTTAGATTATAATATCATTCTTATTTTACAAGTAGTGAATATAAGAAATTCACTTCAAATATTGACCAAAGGAAAGTTTCTGGactgtttatttttgtattcattatATTGCACTGCAAGTCACTTAGTCGGTAACGATAAATAAAATCACGAAATTGCGTCACTGGTTTATTATAGATAATTGGACTGcgctaaaattgaaaaaaaaatccataataTCTTTGTTATTGTATACACTAAGTTCAAAAAAGTTTAGAGGTTATATTCAGTATTTACCACTATAAACTAGATATCAAATACTCGAGAGATATAGAAATTAACTGAGCACAATTAATTTGCTAGCTTGTATTAAGTGACTACAGTGTTAATAATTCCTATAATCTCGCTTGTTAATTCATAATTAGATACAAAAAACAAGAGTTAACGATAATAGTTTCATcagatatacatatatattaatatttatagtgGAAAAGAGCAAATATCGTATAGAAACAACTTTTTAGTACAGTAAAAGCTCTTTATTCGCGGGGTATATACCAAAAATATACCGCGAATACAGAAACCGTGAATACGGAATGGTAATTTGTATGGGATTATGTTCGTTCCTAggtgacaaaataaataaatacatacataaaaaacaaatatatagaaaaatcaattttatttaagtttttgaacattttgatcAATTATCTTTAGGATTAGGCAATGGTTTgtagaattttgtaattttctcttgCTTGGCAGTTTTTAAAAGCTCCTTCAATTCAGACTGATACGGAGCAGTCGCATTAGTAATTTGCCTCTTAAAAATAAGGCTTCTTTCCATAGACGGATTAATGATCATAAAGAAATCGCAAAGCTCATTTGCCATTCTTAAGCCTTCactaagatttttcaaattaaatgtcaCGTTTCCAGTGCTTGTTGAAGCCTCTTCTTCAATGGGCTGTGAAATGAACATTTTCTCCAAGTCGATTTCAGTCAAATCCTCTTCTTGCGAATCAAGCAATACCTGAATATCACTTGATTCTATCTGCTCGAACCCATCTCGTCCTATTCCATTCGCGATATCAGCTATGTTTGGAGTCATAGTTTGAACTTGCACAGATTCTTCATCTTCCAGCATGACTTCAATGTGTGTGGCTTCAGTTCTTCCAATGATTCTTTTATGTTTACGATGCATTTTGCAATGTCAAATTTCTTCCAGCATTCCATAACATTCATATCAGGATTACATTCCATATTATCCAATTTGATTCTGATGTAATAGAGCTTAAGGGGTATTATTCCTTGGTCCATAGGTTGAAGCAAATCCGTCGTGTTGGATGACCTGGTGCATTTTCCAAAAGTAGAAGTGCTTTAAAGtctaaattctgtttttttttttttaaaaagtttccccttcagaaacaaaacaattccGAAACCAGTTACAAAAAATAGCGCTTGTAACCCTTGCTTTCTTATTAGCACGCCAAAACACTGGCAGGTTGtctttgttttgattttttgaggCCGAGGATTAAACGATCTGTAAAGCTTCAGTGGCTTAATGACACAATCTCCAGATGCATTCGAACATAGCAGTAGTGTAACTCTATCGTTTGCTGCCTTAAATCCAGGAGCAGACTTTTCGCATTTAGAAATGAATGTTTTGTTTGGCATTCTCTTCCAAAACAGTGCAGTTTCGTCTGCATTAAATACTTGCTCAGGTTTGTATCCTCTATCAGCTACTAGGTTTGCAAATTGTTCTGGATATCGCTCTGCTGCAGCAAAGCGACTTTTACCATAGAATAGAACagcaatatttaaaatatgtatgtaAGTACTTCATCATTGAATAAGGTTGCTTTCATtctgtttatttacattctaaAAAACACCGATTGCGGCGAAGGCGGTTTATGTCAAAATCGTCTGCAATATCATTTAACAACATACTTCAGGCAAAGTTTTTATAAGATCTATTTGTCTATTACAATCTCATTATTATAGACAAGTTAAAAAAGGATTTGTTTAAGtagcaatattttatataattcaatagcAAATCGACCTCGTActtttttatatcgatttttaaagtttaattaTCAGCCCTTTTCTTGTTAATTTGCTAAACAGggtgaaaaattaaattcatatgCTTATCAAAAATTCTAGGTTTCACTAGGAACATCATTTTTCACTTAACAACTCACTATCTACTTTTGTCATTAACAAATACAAATGTTTGAAGATTATAGAATGAGTTTCATTTCTTGTATTTCTAGCAGGCTATAGCGGTTGTACTTTTGTTGTACTATACTATCGCCCAATCACTTATAGCAGATGAATTTGATGTAAATCAAAAGACACAATCTGATAGTTTCAATGAGTCGCTTTGATTTGTTAAAGAATGTTGTCTTACCTTAAATTTGTTGGAAATAAGTCCACCATCACACAGTACACGGTACTGATTCCTAAACTAGTTAAAGCTTCAAATATACAGGAAAGCACCAAATTAGACATTGCTGAGTTAACAAAATAAAGACCTATTGTTACACCTCCAGCCACTATTAAGCTGAAAACTGTAAAGAAAAGTTCGATTAAACTTATTCACTCTTTAGTGTTCCTTATAATTAGTTTTGCCTGATAACAAAAACATTAGTCCATAAAtggaagttttatttgaaataatgactAACTTCTTACCCAAGAAAAATTTAGCTCCAAGTCGATGCACACACAAAGGCAGCCAAAAGCTTGTGGGAATACAGGCTAGGCCGATAATCAAAGTGTGTAAGAATACGGAATCGGCTATTGGTTCTCcacaaaattcattttcaattgttaGAGAAGTATTTGTCTTTATCACTACTGAGGATACTTCACATACTGAGGCAGCTTCATTTGGATGtaaactttcaaattcttcaaatctGTAGAAAAGTTCTGGGAACCAGATAATCAAAGTAtaataactagaaaaaaaagtatcacTTGTATTcgaaataaaacttgaaaacatATTGGTAAAGTTAAATACTAATATCACTtgagttcttatttaaaaatgcatcagttatataataataataattttgaaagagTATCTTTAAGAAAAGAATATTCAAACTTGTAActcaaaatttgtttcttaGAATCAAAGAGTTAATAAATTGATGTACTCAATTGCTAATTTGATACAAACGActttataaagaaatttataaataatattcaaaagtaGGTTCcacatttattaaattaatgttCTCCAAATTTTGCTAGTCACAAATTTAACATAATATCAGACAAAATTATGAAACTGTTAATCTGATGTGAACATTGTGGTCGAAATCAATTGAACCATTTTCCAACTTTGCCTTAATGAGTTGCACTTTTTAATGATAAACATAACTGCAAGGTTAAGAGGAGAActtcacaaaaacataataaagaaaacaaataacCAATGACGGTCCAAAATTTTGGCAGAAATTGTGTAATCATACCGCggcataataaaaataatctcttAGATATATTATTCACACAAAAACTGTAAAATCACAAAACActgataaaaaagtttgtttaaaaataaatggaatgaGCAAACTAGAAAGACAAAGTAAGGCACATTTAGATGGGCTTTCTGTGTGTTTTACCAAACAACTGTTCCACTTAAAAAGACGGGAAAGAGCTTGATCAGCTTATCAAAAGACATCGACCTTGATCATTTTGAGTAGGACAGGACGGGCCTATCACAAGACTTATGTGCTTAATGGTCCTTGGCCACCTACAATTCTACTATGCCTTATTATACGAGATTCAATTTGGAATATGAGTATATCGTCACTAATAGTATTTTATCAATTCTGCAGAATAAGTACTAGAAAACTATTAATATTTCTCACCTCGTTGTTAAACCGAATTGAATAAGACATGTTATAACCGTATATCGAAGATGAGGAGGCTTGCATAGAGCTTTAGTTTGTTCCCATATCTCTCCTAATAAAAGTTTTAACTCCTTAGGTTTCCTTATCCTCAAGCTACGAATACTTCTTGTGGATTGTTGAGAAATTACACTCATCGTACGTACTTTTTCTCTCAAGCTCACCACCTAAAAAGAGATATCAGAAAAATATAGCTCTAATTATGAATTTCTTAACCGATTAAAATTCACTTACAGGAAAATTCGAACCGTCGTCACCTGTATTACTTGCATACATGTCTCGTAATACGTCAAGAGCTTCGTCTGCTTCTCCACATTCAAGAAGGAACTTGGGACTTTCCGGAAAAAAGAGAAGCCATAGTCCAATGAGAATACTTGGAATAGCGCATGCCGCTACAAAGAGATTCCAGCTTCTAAACCTAAATGTTTCAGTTATATATTCGAACTCCAATGGAATTATTATCCATGCTATACCTAAAATGATAGTTTGAAAATATCATATATCAATAATCACTTATACATAATTCATAACgaaaattgaatatagaaagaatactaaaaaattgaagaaatcacGATACAGtgatactaaatttttcaaatac
The genomic region above belongs to Diorhabda carinulata isolate Delta chromosome 9, icDioCari1.1, whole genome shotgun sequence and contains:
- the LOC130897990 gene encoding synaptic vesicle glycoprotein 2C-like isoform X2, with the protein product MGLDFIEGQGEDFERALEHTGFGKFHYSLLTICGLIYLNTAVGITIISFVLPSATCDFQMSSSDKGWLTAAPMLGMVIGSYFWGCLADTKGRKTVLIGALLMDGICGLLSSISQVYWLFMLFRFFNGFAITGAMGICFPYLGEFQPNKYRETILCWLELFWTLGVIALPGIAWIIIPLEFEYITETFRFRSWNLFVAACAIPSILIGLWLLFFPESPKFLLECGEADEALDVLRDMYASNTGDDGSNFPVVSLREKVRTMSVISQQSTRSIRSLRIRKPKELKLLLGEIWEQTKALCKPPHLRYTVITCLIQFGLTTSYYTLIIWFPELFYRFEEFESLHPNEAASVCEVSSVVIKTNTSLTIENEFCGEPIADSVFLHTLIIGLACIPTSFWLPLCVHRLGAKFFLVFSLIVAGGVTIGLYFVNSAMSNLVLSCIFEALTSLGISTVYCVMVDLFPTNLRVMAAALSLTFGRGGALIGNLIFGFLIDLNCVVPIVLFASMLLVSGLLCLMLPSTGKGSLD
- the LOC130897990 gene encoding synaptic vesicle glycoprotein 2C-like isoform X1 encodes the protein MIKSASRDVKSAVTWAGSDIIIKIFAPDSANYLDDGLDFIEGQGEDFERALEHTGFGKFHYSLLTICGLIYLNTAVGITIISFVLPSATCDFQMSSSDKGWLTAAPMLGMVIGSYFWGCLADTKGRKTVLIGALLMDGICGLLSSISQVYWLFMLFRFFNGFAITGAMGICFPYLGEFQPNKYRETILCWLELFWTLGVIALPGIAWIIIPLEFEYITETFRFRSWNLFVAACAIPSILIGLWLLFFPESPKFLLECGEADEALDVLRDMYASNTGDDGSNFPVVSLREKVRTMSVISQQSTRSIRSLRIRKPKELKLLLGEIWEQTKALCKPPHLRYTVITCLIQFGLTTSYYTLIIWFPELFYRFEEFESLHPNEAASVCEVSSVVIKTNTSLTIENEFCGEPIADSVFLHTLIIGLACIPTSFWLPLCVHRLGAKFFLVFSLIVAGGVTIGLYFVNSAMSNLVLSCIFEALTSLGISTVYCVMVDLFPTNLRVMAAALSLTFGRGGALIGNLIFGFLIDLNCVVPIVLFASMLLVSGLLCLMLPSTGKGSLD
- the LOC130897990 gene encoding synaptic vesicle glycoprotein 2B-like isoform X3, translating into MSSSDKGWLTAAPMLGMVIGSYFWGCLADTKGRKTVLIGALLMDGICGLLSSISQVYWLFMLFRFFNGFAITGAMGICFPYLGEFQPNKYRETILCWLELFWTLGVIALPGIAWIIIPLEFEYITETFRFRSWNLFVAACAIPSILIGLWLLFFPESPKFLLECGEADEALDVLRDMYASNTGDDGSNFPVVSLREKVRTMSVISQQSTRSIRSLRIRKPKELKLLLGEIWEQTKALCKPPHLRYTVITCLIQFGLTTSYYTLIIWFPELFYRFEEFESLHPNEAASVCEVSSVVIKTNTSLTIENEFCGEPIADSVFLHTLIIGLACIPTSFWLPLCVHRLGAKFFLVFSLIVAGGVTIGLYFVNSAMSNLVLSCIFEALTSLGISTVYCVMVDLFPTNLRVMAAALSLTFGRGGALIGNLIFGFLIDLNCVVPIVLFASMLLVSGLLCLMLPSTGKGSLD